A stretch of DNA from Odontesthes bonariensis isolate fOdoBon6 chromosome 2, fOdoBon6.hap1, whole genome shotgun sequence:
CTACAGAAATTTCTACAGAAATTTTGTAGTTCTTTCTATCACTGCCCAGTTTGTGACCATATGTATTTGGCAgaaacttttatccaaagcaacttacaggtaGGCTAAGGGGGTCTTTCCTAAGGACCCCAACTGGAGGTATTAGCTTTCATGTAGGGGATTTGAGCCCAGGTCACCTACAATAAAGGAGGGAGGGACTGAATGGCTTTTAACATTGTGTGAGTTACACCATCTTCTTTTGTCTGAACTACATGTATAAGCTTATACGCTGAGGGTCGCTacagtcacatgtgtcactgaataCCCACCAATCTGCATGTCGTTAGTGTCTTTATCACCTCCGAATTGTCTACCTGCCTGACAGAgtgaggctgcggctacacggaaacgtttttcactgtaaacgatactttttcttatcgtttcgctgtcgcggccacacggagccggcgttcccactaccccaaaacgatagtttttgaaaacgggttccagagtgggaaagtttgaaaacggcctcgtttcgtttccattgttacagctaaaacgtttttgcgtcagtcacacgttgacgctgtgagccaattttaacacttctctattgtctcacagcgtggcgtgacacagtggcgtgtgtactgcatcgtttcatcgttttcgtctggaccagcagcgcgtttccgtgtggtcgcaagaattttcgaacccgtttttaaaaaaaaactcgtttcgttttcgtgtagccgtagcctaagtttTGGTCACAGAATCcaaggtgagaatgattctcAAACTGCCTCTGGAGGAGAGACAATGCTGCATTGTAGGTGCTGGGAAGGTGAaacctgagaccacctcctctgttcaacgatgttttttccagttttacatAGATGGCTTCTTTGATTCCTCTCTCAAACTACCTGTCTTCTCTGTCTAGAATGTGGACATTACTGTCCTCCAAAGAGTGTCCCTTCTCCTTGAGATGAAGGTGCactgctgagtcttgacctgaagaggtggctctcctgtgttgtgccatatgcttgtggagctgttgtttggtctctccTATAAAGAGGTCTGCACAGTCTTTGCTGCACTGCATACATGACACCACccagtttgtgtttgggtgATTAATCCTTTGGGTGAAGCATTCTCTTtctgagggtgttcttgggTTTACTGAAATTAGTTGTATGAACTCAGGTCAATGAGGCCTACAAGGCATTAATACTTGAAAGACACTTTAggtaatatttatgtattacgGATTTAAAATAAACCAGGATGTTCTGGGTCAAAGTGGCCAGAACACAGGCAGAGTTCAGTGTAAATGAACAGAACAGGAGCTTTGACCTCCTCTGCATCCCTGTGAGCAGGATGAAGGCGCCCTCTTGTGTTAGTTTTCAGATTTCAGCTTTGAAACTGCAGGGAGACATGAGAAAGCTTCACTGAGGCTTTGGCAGATTCaacaacatgaggaaagagaagtTTAAATATGTGTAACATAACACTGTGTCAGTTTGTTCACAGGACTCACAACCTGTAACACTGATGCTGCTTTCAGGGAACTTCttccttttattattattttttgtaaacTTTAACTTTATCAATAAGTGGCAGATTAAACAGCACAGTTACCTCCCAATCTGCAGCCTCCAAAGCCGACTGAAACTGAGGAGTCAGCTGGAAACTCCACCTTACTGTTACCTGCTCCACCCAAACTCGTACCTATGACGACCCTTAAACAATACGTGGAACAGAACAACGAGAGTTCATGTTTCATTTCATGCACTTGAATGCATCAGTCAGAAGATTTAGGTGAGCTTATCAGCAGAAGATCATGATTTATAAATATCAACCTCCGCAGAGCGGAGCtgattatataaatataaatgaaaagcatgaaaatattcagaaacatttacatttcctgTACAGCTGCCTGCTAAACGTATCTAACAATGTTGGTCTGATAGATGCagagaaaacagattttcttcATGTTCAACTTTCAGTGGAAGGTTAATGAATGAATCTTTCccttcaacagaaaacaaataagaataATTTAACAAACCCTTGAACAATCCTGACTTTACTGCAGGATTGAGGTGAAACCAGCACTGTCCCTTTCAGTGAAGGAaacttccttgttccctccccaAACTGATCTGAAGGTGGGAGGATGTGTGAAACCATTGTGGGACAGTAGAGGAGGTcttaacactctggagtctaaaacCCACTGGTGGTTTCTTTTgacacatctaaaaaaaaaacagtttttgtcattcaaacatatgagtgacaccattaaaaaccttgaaacttgtagttttcaaatatatataaattaaaataaattatatagctggccctttttaaagagagtgaacagactctttggattttctgtagtctctgactgcagcagcttccgaggccacacctatcgctaatattcacatgtaaagtaccaggtgattgagtggctattcacaggggagaacacaccccattcagccagcataaaCAAAGCCACGCTTCTACTCACTTGTCAACACACCAACTTGGAGGAGAGACTATGACCAATGCAAGGAAGATGTCGCCTGCTgaagctgcacagctgatccaggaacaaCTTGCTCTGGAGAGTGAGTCTGATGACGCCTTGTCAGATCTATCCAGTGACGATGAAGACGTGCATTTTGAGCTTCGTATCGATCCTGCTGAAGAGTAAGTAGGCTTGTGTGTTTTACTAGCTGTTGTCATGATTTATCAGTTAGCTGTGGAGAATCTAATCAGCTACGGAGGTGCTGTCTAGCGATGGTTTATCTCCTCTGCTAATTTTGTATATGTGGAACGTGTAAAATGTAGGCATCAGAAAACTTGCATCATAATTGCATGAGAACTTTTGACCATTCCCTTACGCAAAAAATAATGCATTGTGTATCAGGAGTACTGCCGTTCTTTCTGTGGTACAGCAATTGGTATGTATGAATGCCAAGCACTGTATATAAATGCTAATGTGTGTCATAGTTGTTAGGTGAAGATAATGTAGGACCAATTTCTAAACAATGTCTCTTCTATTATTGTATTTACAGCGATGTGGAAAACATCCCACCTGCACCAGCCAGGAAGAGAGCACGGAGCGATGTGGAAAACATCCCACCTGCACCAGCCAGGAGGAGAGCACAAACCAAACAGCGTGCACATTCATGGAAGACAGAACGTGATGCAGATGCTCCGCCGCCACCACAGCGCTTTCTTCCTGCAAGGGAGCCTGGTGTTCAGCTGAGGGCAGAGGACAACCACACTCCTCTGGACCtcttcaagctgtttttttcaGAGAATGTTGTGCAAACCCTCTGCCGCAACACCAACAAGCAAGCTGCCGCGAAGGTTGCCAGAGGTGCAAAGTACAGATGGGTTGATGTTGGAGTTGCAGAATTCTACCAATTCCTTGGGCTGATGTTCTACACGAGCATGCTCAAGGTGAAACATGTCACTGACTACTGGAGGAGAAACACCATCTTCTCTATCCCTTTTCCAGCACAGACTATGGCAAGGGACAGATACAGAACAATCTTCTGGAATCTGCACATAAGTGACCCAGATGAAGACAGAGAAAATGATGCCAAGAAGGGAACCTCAGCACATGACAAGCTGTTCTGTGTCAAACCACTTATGGACACCATCAGAAATGTCTGCAAAGCATTCTACCACCCCCGCAGGAACATTTCTGTGGGTGAACGCATGGTGGCTTCCAGATGTCATGCTATGAGAcagtatatgaaggacaaaccaACTAAGTGGGGCTTCAAGTTGTTTGTGCTTGCAGACTCCAGCAATGGATACACTGTCAACTTTTCTGTATACACAGGAAAGAACAATTTTCCCATGGGCCATGGACTCTCTTATGACTCTGTCATGACACTGACTGACAAAGGATATTTGGGATCTGGATACAATGTCTTCATGGACAATTTTTACACGAGCCCAAAGCTTTTCAAGGATTTGCATGATGCCAAGTTTGGTGCTTGCGGAACCTACAGAGAATCCCGGAGGGACTGCCCACGCAGTAGCATCAATGCACTGGCAAAGCATTCACCTAGAGGAGAAATGCGCTGGATAAGAGATGGTCCTGTTGTCTATGTGAAGTGGATGGATACACGAGAGGTGTCTGTCTGCTCCACCATCCACGCAGCCTACACTGGAGATGCAGTGCAGCGAAGAGTGAAGAGCAAACAGGGTCTCTGGTCAAGAAAATCTGTTCCATGCCCCAAACCTGTGATAGAGTACAACAAGCACATGGGTGGTGTGGATTTATCTAACCAGTTGCTCCAGTATTACACAACACAGCATGAAACTGTAAAGTGGTACAAGAAGCTCTTTCTTCACTTCTTGGACATCGCTTCAACAAATGCCTACATTCTCCACAAAGAGCTCATGCAAAGCATGCACAAGAAAAGCATGACCCACAAGCAGTTCATTGAGAAGCTTACTGCAGAGCTGTGTGGTGTATCATTGCATTGCGAGGAACCAAAGGCTCCACCAAAGGAAGATGGCAGGCTACACTTGCCAGTTTGCAGGGCTGGATCATCCACAGATGGGAAGAGAGCCAGTGATGGTCGCAGACGCTGTGTGTACTGCATACAGCAGGGCAAAGTAATGAAAACTCTCTGGAAGTGCACAGTGTGTGCTGTCTACCTCTGCCTTCAACCAGACAGAAACTGTTATGTTGCTTGGCACAGCTGATTGGAACTGAATCTTACTGTAGATCTACTACACAAATGCTTGAGCTGCCCTAGTCCCAGGGCGGACTCTTTGTCatgatgtgtatgtgtgtgtactctactttacttgaaaaaaaaaaactaaccctACTTTGCATCTGCACTGTGTAACTATTTATCTGATTTATACTTTATATTTTCATACtgtgtatttacattttttgtacTTTGAAGACACTTTGTATACTGCACTGACACAATAGagtgtgggggaaggcagcaatgtcctgccagtgacagacaattatcacatggagagtgacaggggggtgggggcaatcaggggtgttacacacccatctaattagtattcaactaacagagacactgcctggagttacaattacttttttacagtttgtgtgaaaacaaaaaaacatttctgactgcactttttacttttatgcagccaacacttttgtttacaaggtccttcaaaagtcttggctagatatatttatagtgtgttttcttgcattgtttgaagacctctaaaacttgtttttttgtacagttgtgtttcccctcaatttaaataaaacttgtttgtattacattcacttcactctcatattgttttttgttaggcttttcagaatacaaccatatgtgtcacttttgcatagatgtttacagttagttgaaatacttgaaaatgtcaaagtggtgacaactgcctcaaagtctctgaaaaggccttaggctgcggctacacgaaaacgtttttcactgtaaacgatattttttcttatcgtttcgctgtcgcggccacacggggccggcgttcccactaccccaaaacgatagtttttgagaacgggttccagagtgggaaagtttgaaaacggcctcgtttcgtttccattgttacagctaaaacgtttttgcgtcagtcaaacgttgacgctgtgagccaattttaacacttctctattgtctcacagcgtggcgtgacacagtggcgtgtgtactgcatcgtttcatcgtttcatcgttttcatccgttttcgtctggacctgagtctttacagcagcgcgttgccgtgtggtcgcaagaattttcgtacccgttttcaaaaaaaaccttgtttcgttttcgtgtagctgtAGCCTTAGACTCCATGAGGGTTAAAGATTCAACAAagagaaacatgcagctgaacCTAAATGAAACTTGAACAGAGAACTTACAGGAGagctttttaatgcttttatgcatcaatctttacttcattggctccctccaTGGGATAAAATTTGGAACATTttcctaataaaagaaaaaaatgtcaaggCTCAGAAAGCACCTTTATCATTGTTTTACTGTGTAATATGTAGGATCCATAAACTCATTTATTACCAGCTCTATTAGCATGGAGAGAATCCCCTTTTCTCCCAAAAGATCCCAGGTGCTGCTCCTGAGGTGTTTCTGTAAGTTTATCACACCAGCTGGTGAAATGATATGAGTCCCTCTACAGTTGTTGTAGAtatcagctgagattcaaactaaaagacacattttgtgtctgaaactgtgagagactgttcaagtgggactgaaagcagattcagagggttgtgatgtatgtttttccacccaaatgatctgataactgtcagagatgcagcagtgctatgaaatccactttagaagctgcagttattggacACAATGAGAGCTGACCATCTCTGTGGCTCAGAGGAAAACTGAGCAACAATGTATTTTAGATaacttatatatttatttattatttatatatttctataacttacaaatgaggatataacgatgcagctaacagcaaagctaacaataagctacatagaaggaaaagcatcagccaggctctgtcagaggtgacagtgtagaaacagagtgcaggcatagagggaagtacaggttaaGTGGGAGATCACATTTCTacacctgaacagggacttgaaccctggaccctcagattaaaagtctgatgctctaccaGCTGAGCTATCCAGGCCCTATGAAAGCTTGTCTGAGTGACAGCTGACATCTGAAACACTTCCTGAGTCCAAAGCTGTGACGCTGTTTCCTGAACAAACGCCTGGTTGAtgtgaacttgtgttgcagccactgagcataaagaagaaggccttcatggagggaaacagggagttaaggaggagtgtgaagaaaaaaggaagagagcaagtcggtgggaaactatctgcagcagaacagtgtgagggatgtgtggtcaggaatggaaaagctcacaggctttgggataatgtgggatcagacagatggaagagttcagacaaactcagcatgctgctgcctcctgctacagACCTCACATCCTCCATGTACCAACAGCTTCCCTGTCACACCTCAGCACATCTACATGAAACTATCACATCTATAGGAAAATAAACTATGGCCTCATCTggaatacaaacaaaagagatgattgtggattttaggaggagcagcagtcagctgaacaccgtctccatcctcggtgaagaggtggttgaggattacagatacctgagggttcacctggacagcagactggactggaaatgcaactctgaggctgtctacaagatggGACATTCAGTAAACTATTCCTATAACTGTATATATGTTAACTGAGCTGGCATGGGTTGGTgcactaaacacatgttacagagtttaatatttctgcatcttttagtaaaaacagtaaagaatgagtgtatatttccagccaaattcccagtaaagctgctctcatccacatatttttctgtttcttctgtcagacggctaaactgaaaatcagcccattaagactacgggtcaactcgtggtcacttaaagcatgtccagactgtcgctctgctccaataaaatcctgattttgtaaccgcagcctcatgtgagaaaatcacccttcaggtgacttaaagacaacatgttgGCAGCGATTTCAGCTGTGCTTACATGCAGCGTgatgtcccacagagaaagttagaggcagcagaatgtCAGGAAGGTTTTCTGCACAGTCTATCCCGTGCATGTACGCTGGGACAacatggtggtccagttaaatggacgagtacacctggaactgaagctggacttacctgtgcatgcaagcgttctgaatgtcctgatcaagataaaaatatgtaacatacagaacaaaaagcatacatctccagctgaaaacatgaaacctgcatcctacaaataaaatgttccactggggTGACCCACCCAAGTTGGTTATTAGGAGGAAATTTCAGAAATATCCTCAAAAccagtttttctcagtgtgcagacttcagctttttgttttaagttttgaacaaagaaaatagactcaaatgtaacctctcttctatgcatattcagaacttatttaaatctcttccagaaaaactcttgttttgatcgttttctttaaaataaacatttttaaaaagctaactgaccatgtgctctgttttacatataacaccagttatagaggtaaacacgcaaagttaacatattgacaggtttcaaatgtatttttcagtggcggccgtgctttgggtcactgggccttcagtgcgggtttacgtccattcagagtcgctatttaaatccgtcctgagtgcccacatggatctggatctcactaactgtgctgtatgccaataaacacagagagacagctgctagaagactttcttctgcaggtttccttctgatttatttatttttgcacacatattcagcagcaggatgtttattcatcaattagcctaCTAATAATGAACTATGAGAGGCATTTCACGTATTGAGAGCGACttccattgttattgttattattatcacgtatatcagcagttcagaatatttgatcatttatatttataatttaatatttatacatgtaaataaaatacataatactcacaagagttcctgattattatctacttattgacataacactgagatgctccacatgtgagtccattgttgccagttaactgcagccttgtacctttcagcagcagctgttaccgctgagcaatcagttccctctgcactgaggatcatatgaaagcagctcctgcagcttcaggttagtgtcacagggctctgaactttgtgttagtgcagtttggcagcagcaggtcccaggcaagctttaattatattgcagcagaatgaggtgagtaacttctagtctatcccagtgcttctaagtggtggcactgaacctctgctgccttaaatgtctgaggcaagcagagcctcatttggtcgcagcattacactataaatatgcagttaagctcaacaggactgggcatgttaaggggaggtggtggttggaccccactggtctaaatgtactcagaacttcatatgagatgtccctgtttctgcagggttttgtggatttcttgtgtgctgattggaagcatcgcctgcattcctgcacaaagcggtaagctgatcccaatcaaagctcagcaactaaaaacagtttaaattgactcggggtgtaaatggaaggctgctcttaattctctgtttcctcacccatgtattcagtttatggacaagatctatctaagccaacgtatcagaaacaaactggaaccagtggttctggagcacagcagcatggtgctcagggaggtcagtctggagctcctggcagcaattaccagtttgaagatgggagctggagcctttcatctgacaccagcggcgaggacgagccagtcttcactcctgtggccgacgaggatcaagtctacgcttacaaatctcggtcccgctacaacaagaagcgtgtgctgttcagccagttccgctacaccccaacagaatctgagccagaccacggcaaaacatctcagcacaaggttcaagttcagagcggcttctgaggatctttctggtgaggctcactttactctgcatgtgtgctctctgtagctgctggtaggtgactgactttctttgtcttgcagatctgcatattctagaggcatcgctgctgctaccgcttgaataaatggctttaacttgaataccttgttgctccatcaaatggctcctagctgtctctgggtcatccagttgtgggttggaggggatGGTTGAGGGCCGGACAGGTTGacatgacttaatcctataaataaggtgttggccttaacttaaggacagtatcTGATCACAGGTGAGCTTATGAAGGTCTTGACGGCTTCAGCTTGGAATGCATTCCcaactaaaaatggctgaaaagccaactgcagctctctgacagcagtgggtaaaggtgtggccttgagctctatcagaagattccactgctgcatattgtgctgagggggaaacctttccactctgtagcagtcctcaccctacagctctgggtaagggcagacccatcagatgctagggccatgtgaaacctggacagtaGTTTCTGCAAGTCCATGACCGAGGATGGCTTCATAACATCGTCTGCGGTTGCAAAGGTCTTGTACTCTGAATACTTGTAATGAagcttgtgctacacaaatcaaaagatgtggcagctacttttagtgAAGTGGCTTGGCAACAAAATTTATAggctcaatgttgtcacttacTTACTACCTGGAAGTAAATTGGATCAGGTGGTGGGGGCAAACATCTAGTAGAGGACCCTGTTCATGACATCTTAAACACAAAGctgagtatttttattaaatgtacATTACCATTGAGGTTGGGTCATGGAAACTGAAAGGAGCCTCTCAGCCTCAATTGTGTGGCCAGAAGGTCATCATTGCCTATCAGGACAGTAGCATAGGACCTGCTCGTGAATATTAGCATGTAGGGAAAAATTCAAACTGTAGAAAAAGGCCTTTTGTGTTGGGTTGTTCAGGAGGTTGACCtgaagcaggtaccaggtggccAAAAGGGCTGCATCATCAGTAGCTGCTCAAGCTAAAATTCAGGGATGGGAAGAATTTCTCATCTGGCTGCCTATAAGGTTCAGGATTCAGTTTAAAATTCTTATCACATACAAAGCCTTTAATCATCAGGCACCTGGTTACATCTGTGACCTGATCCACCCCTATTACACAACCAGGTCTCTTAGGTCCTCAGACCAGAGCTTATTGACTGTCCCCCGCTCTTGTCTAAAGACAAAGGGTGATCGTGCCTTTGAGGTATTGGCTCCAACTCTTTGGAACTCTCTTCCCCTATGTCTACGGTCTGCAACTTCTTTAGACAATTTCAAAAAGAATCTGAAGACCCACCTatttaaaatagcttttatcCGTTCTTAAAGTGCCCATCTGCTCTGTAGCCTCATGCTTTTctgctattactgtgttttcttatgtgtgtatatgaaaCGTTGACTTGCAtcgtattgtgaagcactttgtgaattttattttctgaacggtgctatacaaataaatttattgttattatctgttcccatttctttgtatctataaaataacagtttgacatgCATGAAATGGCATTTTTGCAGAAACCAGGTAATTCCCTGAGATGCATCTGTACCTTCAGCTGAtcaatgaagcctcatcagaaatgggctccatggaagggtggctgtcaagaagccgttcttaaggaggggaaacagggagaaaaggctgagctatgaaAAAtggcacaagaagtggactgaaaatcaggtctgatggagggacgaatcctccccagaatccggggagggttagaataaatgtgttaaataaattaataaattcaaCAACTCTCATTGATTCTGTCCATtacatcagattttacagatcaaacatctattttgttctacaATTGGAAGCAAGAAGGcgagccaggtgttggaatatattcagttaagtcgtgagctgtacaaccacacagtggactgtgcacaaaaacattcactatcctgtctggaacatgaacaaacatgtctgattaatactgggcattatgcaacagcaaatggtccatctatatgtgagaatcagatgtcttacctggtcgtccCTACAGCAAGCACACTGCCTGTGGGCACTACTTGCACATAGTCGACATATATTGActaataattaaaagaaaaacttctgtggacttgtttccacactttaagtcactcacattgtcaacctgcaggttgcaatttaaatataaacatgATAAAGTttggtctttgttggattttatgaaagtaattatgaggacagatgatgtgaactactgtaacaaatgttagttttcagaattaaaacaatcTGGGCATATAAAcattctcattttcataaataaatatgaagttcaggtgtgacagtcaacattttacagtaaaaaagactttctcagaaacttagacccatattaaaaaagagcattattcaaatagacgcattttccctttaaatgagttaaaaatgtaactttaacttcagtgtattttcagtacagttccacctcactgatggctggtaaagcctccacagtacaaagaacagaaaacagtcgcctacagactataaagtgctcaaatgtcacatttcccatgttggaagtttgctgtgtcacagggagtctgtgggagtctgtggttgttctcacaaggcaacaagttttcaggaggaatgatggaaagCCACAGAAATCCAAGACAAATTTGggaaacacttccagatatgaacaaaatgatggcacaaggtgctttaaacatttaacctccgttatgtactgtttaatcaagttcatctgaaataaatctaagatctcctccatatcacttaataaaagagcagctctgcatcatgttgtctcacgtttctacatctcaggtcagatattaatctgagctttaaaggagccatggcatgaaattttcactttttaaggttgtttaatattaatatgagttcctcttgCCTGCCTGCGGCCCCCCAGTGGATAAAAGTGATGATAGACCTAAACTGTGCAATGGAAATTATTttccgcctttggtaatgtgaccatgcagatggcctgatcgggaaagctgcctcttatgacgtggagCCTCATATGATGTCGAGGTtatttccacccagagcccatatatggctatgccaaaactgcctttccccgcccacagctctttggccagctcattgcgctgtatatggatgtaaataatctgtttagagctcctgcatcagaacctctaaagagccagtggacagatttagttttttctgggaaagtgacggcagaaccgaagagatttgtgtatgtgtgcgccaaacatttcaccaacGAATGTTTCCACCCCCACCCTCCactttgccccgcctttctccccctaatttgcatttaaagctgcagaccctaaacagctcattctgaggatcctaaggaaagctaattttcgggactggctgtaattctgcaccaaggcagaatttttggtaaaaaaactcagatacagtataaggggaccactaaagcctttaaaaatatataaaaacctccatttattttcatgccatggcacctttaaacatctcagagggCGCATaaggcagttagcgtgactttagtaagaatccaccctctgctatgttccaaacacatccatgcttctagatcctctggatgagagagctgcagagctccttattcctgccaaggagtcaacattattttagagttatttccagaactcagcaggttaacttactaagactccagtcttatgtcacgctgagctcacttttttccccttgaaacccaactagcagctcccactagtgaagtggacaagtgatgtgttggaccccaATTTCATGACTTTGACGTgtttgtgacgtattagaaccgaggttataacctggagtccttcagaccaaatctctgtcactcccctcacactccccagccagagattaggggcccacagtgatttgcaggactttggtccagatgtttaacaccgtatctgac
This window harbors:
- the LOC142387981 gene encoding piggyBac transposable element-derived protein 4 gives rise to the protein MSPAEAAQLIQEQLALESESDDALSDLSSDDEDVHFELRIDPAEDDVENIPPAPARKRARSDVENIPPAPARRRAQTKQRAHSWKTERDADAPPPPQRFLPAREPGVQLRAEDNHTPLDLFKLFFSENVVQTLCRNTNKQAAAKVARGAKYRWVDVGVAEFYQFLGLMFYTSMLKVKHVTDYWRRNTIFSIPFPAQTMARDRYRTIFWNLHISDPDEDRENDAKKGTSAHDKLFCVKPLMDTIRNVCKAFYHPRRNISVGERMVASRCHAMRQYMKDKPTKWGFKLFVLADSSNGYTVNFSVYTGKNNFPMGHGLSYDSVMTLTDKGYLGSGYNVFMDNFYTSPKLFKDLHDAKFGACGTYRESRRDCPRSSINALAKHSPRGEMRWIRDGPVVYVKWMDTREVSVCSTIHAAYTGDAVQRRVKSKQGLWSRKSVPCPKPVIEYNKHMGGVDLSNQLLQYYTTQHETVKWYKKLFLHFLDIASTNAYILHKELMQSMHKKSMTHKQFIEKLTAELCGVSLHCEEPKAPPKEDGRLHLPVCRAGSSTDGKRASDGRRRCVYCIQQGKAAGPAEESDEWPSAEERSPSACGAAHTG